One window of Spirochaetota bacterium genomic DNA carries:
- a CDS encoding trypsin-like peptidase domain-containing protein, whose amino-acid sequence MACTLFAQDSIFTGGDGVMQRVRNSVVSIYSKSTTVVKTVRGFRSGNSGTGTGFFISSRGEIVTAHHVVDDATHITITTADRREYEAEIIGIDRFIDIALLRVKGGGVFTNFLRFTNSQSVLPGKRVIALGNPSGLDLTFTSGIVSAVNRSGDTSGNLWPIQSFIQIDAAINPGNSGGPLMDINGAVIGVNDASIRNKTGLNFAVPSHLAARSVEVIRSGKRPTYPFIGITVLPINQQTKDRYNIITPVMRGVFVMGVAEGTGAKGIGIEFRDIIVTVSGKPIIDPGDIFLALTNREIGESVPIDMVRSGKSLSITAALTERPLIPNFDPTTFTRVFLNFDIVRSNCDGRDCYLFGATYIPAGSQSNWNIKSGEILTSIHPYSPSGIPEMVTDDEQLRYLLAESVIEPEFLVSLALYKRATVNDEKLTRSYISGYINLLTY is encoded by the coding sequence TTGGCATGCACACTTTTCGCCCAGGACAGCATATTCACCGGCGGGGACGGCGTCATGCAGCGCGTGAGGAACAGTGTCGTATCCATATACTCAAAAAGTACAACGGTCGTAAAGACGGTCCGCGGCTTTCGCAGCGGCAACTCCGGCACTGGTACCGGATTTTTCATCAGCAGCAGGGGAGAGATTGTAACCGCGCATCATGTTGTTGATGATGCCACCCATATAACCATCACGACGGCGGACCGTCGTGAATATGAAGCGGAGATAATCGGCATCGATAGATTCATCGATATCGCGCTCCTCAGGGTGAAGGGCGGCGGCGTGTTCACAAATTTTCTTCGGTTCACGAACTCTCAAAGCGTCCTGCCGGGAAAGCGTGTCATCGCGCTCGGCAACCCTTCCGGCCTTGACCTGACATTCACCTCGGGGATCGTCAGCGCAGTGAACCGCAGCGGCGACACAAGCGGCAATCTCTGGCCGATACAATCCTTCATTCAGATCGATGCGGCTATCAATCCGGGGAATTCCGGGGGACCGCTCATGGACATCAACGGCGCAGTTATCGGCGTGAATGACGCATCTATTCGCAACAAGACCGGTCTCAACTTTGCAGTCCCGTCCCATCTCGCTGCTCGCTCGGTCGAGGTCATCCGCAGTGGAAAACGCCCGACATACCCGTTCATCGGCATAACGGTTCTTCCCATAAACCAGCAGACCAAGGACCGATACAATATCATAACGCCCGTAATGCGGGGCGTCTTCGTCATGGGTGTCGCTGAGGGTACCGGGGCGAAGGGAATCGGCATCGAATTCCGCGACATTATTGTCACTGTTTCGGGAAAGCCGATAATCGACCCCGGTGATATATTTCTAGCCCTGACGAACCGCGAGATCGGAGAAAGTGTTCCCATCGATATGGTACGTTCGGGAAAAAGCCTCAGCATCACTGCTGCGCTTACTGAACGGCCGTTAATACCGAATTTTGATCCAACTACGTTCACGAGAGTGTTCCTGAATTTCGATATTGTCCGCTCGAATTGCGACGGCAGGGACTGCTACCTGTTCGGCGCGACCTATATCCCCGCCGGCTCGCAATCGAATTGGAACATTAAGAGCGGGGAGATACTCACCTCTATCCATCCGTATTCACCATCGGGCATCCCGGAAATGGTCACCGATGATGAACAGCTGCGCTACCTTCTTGCAGAATCGGTGATCGAGCCCGAGTTCCTTGTATCGCTTGCCCTATACAAGAGGGCGACAGTGAACGATGAAAAGCTGACGCGATCGTACATCAGCGGGTATATCAATCTGTTGACCTACTAG
- a CDS encoding N-acetyltransferase, translating into MATKLKVQQARGSDVEGIVRLIKRFSGVNLLLARSEDSIFHHLADFFVVRTGREVVGCTALTIYSRRYAEIGSVAVAEEYQKSGIGTILVNEGIARAKRMKIESVFILTYVPNFFKQFGFHRIDKEELPHKIWKDCINCRYFPNCNEVAMILPIKG; encoded by the coding sequence GTGGCGACAAAACTGAAAGTGCAGCAGGCGCGCGGTTCCGATGTCGAGGGCATTGTGCGGCTTATCAAACGGTTCTCCGGCGTCAATCTCCTTCTGGCGCGGAGCGAGGATTCCATCTTCCATCACCTCGCCGATTTTTTCGTGGTGCGCACGGGGCGCGAGGTCGTCGGCTGTACGGCGCTCACCATCTATTCACGGCGGTACGCGGAGATCGGTTCGGTCGCGGTGGCGGAGGAATACCAGAAGTCGGGCATCGGGACGATCCTCGTGAACGAGGGGATAGCGCGGGCGAAGCGCATGAAGATAGAGAGCGTGTTCATACTCACCTATGTGCCCAATTTCTTCAAGCAGTTCGGTTTCCATCGCATCGATAAGGAAGAGCTGCCGCATAAGATATGGAAGGACTGCATCAATTGCCGGTATTTCCCTAATTGCAATGAGGTCGCGATGATACTCCCGATCAAGGGGTAG
- the mtgA gene encoding monofunctional biosynthetic peptidoglycan transglycosylase yields MKPRPKLIIIAGVTTVVFLFCFSIFIDISRLGEIRALVKTTPRETSLMSERADEYRRKKQRLNARRIIVPLENISMHLRTAILLAEDAEFYRHNGVDYRGLTRAIRENWRARSFVYGGSTITQQLAKNLYLSTRKTITRKISEFIYAKEMEERLSKKRILELYCNSIEWGEGVYGAEAAAQHYYSRSALSLTLEQSIRLAAIIINPRRFGPDSDAPAVAYRRRVIAAAMFDAGRISEEEFGALPFFSKEGTTNTDAATP; encoded by the coding sequence TCATCGCCGGAGTGACGACGGTCGTCTTCCTTTTCTGCTTTTCCATCTTCATCGACATCAGCCGTCTCGGCGAAATACGCGCACTTGTGAAAACCACGCCGCGCGAGACATCGCTCATGAGCGAACGCGCCGATGAATACCGCCGGAAGAAACAACGCCTCAATGCACGGCGCATCATCGTTCCCCTTGAGAACATCAGCATGCATCTTCGCACCGCGATACTCCTGGCCGAGGACGCGGAATTCTACCGGCACAACGGAGTCGATTACAGAGGACTGACACGTGCTATCCGGGAGAATTGGAGAGCGCGGTCATTCGTGTACGGCGGCTCGACGATAACGCAGCAGCTCGCGAAGAACCTGTACCTGTCCACGAGAAAAACGATAACCCGGAAAATATCGGAATTCATCTATGCGAAGGAGATGGAAGAACGCCTCTCGAAAAAACGCATACTCGAACTGTACTGTAATTCCATCGAATGGGGGGAGGGCGTCTACGGCGCCGAAGCGGCGGCACAGCACTACTATTCCCGGAGCGCACTCTCGCTCACGCTCGAGCAGTCGATACGGCTCGCCGCGATCATCATCAACCCGCGGCGCTTCGGACCGGATTCGGACGCCCCTGCGGTCGCATACCGCAGGCGCGTTATCGCCGCTGCCATGTTCGATGCGGGGCGCATATCGGAAGAAGAATTCGGAGCGCTCCCGTTCTTTTCGAAAGAAGGGACGACGAACACGGACGCCGCTACCCCTTGA